The following coding sequences lie in one Cyanobacterium sp. Dongsha4 genomic window:
- a CDS encoding MgPME-cyclase complex family protein, whose product MTTYYYLVASEKFLTSDNENLHEVLEEKERDYKEKNKEKDFWFIKQPAFLDAPEFKEIKAKCPQPTAAIVSLNEQWITFLKLRLEYVITGQFDAPSADIPEPLASLTTV is encoded by the coding sequence ATGACTACTTATTACTATCTTGTTGCCAGTGAAAAATTCTTAACCAGTGACAATGAAAATCTCCATGAAGTCTTAGAAGAAAAAGAAAGAGACTACAAGGAAAAAAATAAAGAAAAAGATTTTTGGTTTATTAAACAACCTGCATTTTTAGATGCTCCAGAATTTAAAGAAATTAAAGCAAAATGTCCTCAGCCGACTGCGGCGATTGTATCTCTAAATGAGCAATGGATTACTTTTTTAAAATTGCGTTTAGAGTATGTTATTACTGGTCAATTTGATGCACCTTCAGCAGATATTCCTGAACCTTTAGCATCTTTAACCACTGTATAA
- a CDS encoding pyridoxine 5'-phosphate synthase, with product MLTLGVNIDHVATIRQARRTVEPDPVAAAVLAELGGADGITTHLREDRRHIQDRDVRILRETVRTHLNLEMAPTEEMVAIALSLKPDYVTLVPEKREEVTTEGGIDIVNNLEKFTAIVDKMQSADIPVSWFIDADEAQIEAAAKTKAIFIELHTGKYADAENESIRQQELIALEKGTKQALELGLRVNAGHGLTYWNVYPVACIEGMEELNIGHSIISRAVLVGLERAVKEMKLAMKNQL from the coding sequence TTGTTAACATTAGGGGTCAACATAGACCACGTAGCGACCATTCGTCAAGCTAGGCGTACTGTTGAACCAGACCCAGTTGCGGCCGCAGTTTTAGCAGAGTTGGGCGGTGCTGATGGTATCACTACCCATTTAAGAGAAGATCGTCGTCATATTCAAGATCGAGATGTGCGTATTTTAAGAGAAACTGTGCGTACTCATTTGAATTTAGAGATGGCACCCACAGAAGAAATGGTTGCGATCGCACTTTCCTTGAAACCTGACTATGTTACTTTAGTTCCTGAAAAAAGAGAAGAGGTAACAACGGAAGGGGGTATTGATATTGTTAATAATCTTGAAAAATTTACCGCCATTGTCGATAAAATGCAGTCGGCGGATATACCAGTGAGTTGGTTTATTGATGCGGATGAGGCACAAATTGAAGCGGCGGCGAAAACTAAAGCTATCTTTATTGAATTACATACAGGTAAATATGCGGATGCGGAAAATGAGTCAATCCGTCAACAGGAATTAATCGCTTTAGAAAAAGGCACTAAACAGGCTTTAGAGTTGGGTTTAAGAGTAAATGCAGGTCATGGTTTAACCTATTGGAATGTATATCCCGTTGCTTGTATTGAAGGCATGGAAGAATTGAATATTGGTCATAGTATCATTAGCCGTGCTGTTTTGGTAGGGTTAGAAAGAGCGGTTAAAGAAATGAAACTAGCCATGAAAAATCAACTTTAA